The following proteins are encoded in a genomic region of Actinomadura sp. NAK00032:
- a CDS encoding pyridoxamine 5'-phosphate oxidase family protein, translating into MAANSTDRPVLEELDRAECLRLIDGGTIGRVAFDDGEGPTVIPVNYALDGDAVIFRTSSSGRMNRSLLTSVVGGEVRAAFQVDRFDETDHVGWSVLLRGGTHHLTEQERADVAQVRPWPGGDRDEWFRLAAHEVSGRRLSRP; encoded by the coding sequence ATGGCAGCCAACTCCACTGACCGGCCCGTGCTGGAAGAACTCGACCGCGCCGAGTGCCTGCGGCTCATCGACGGCGGCACCATCGGCCGGGTCGCGTTCGACGACGGCGAGGGCCCCACGGTGATCCCGGTGAACTACGCCCTGGACGGCGACGCCGTGATCTTCCGGACGTCGTCGTCCGGCCGGATGAACCGCAGCCTGCTGACCTCGGTGGTGGGCGGGGAGGTCCGGGCGGCGTTCCAGGTCGACCGGTTCGACGAGACCGACCACGTCGGGTGGAGCGTGCTGCTGCGCGGCGGCACCCACCACCTGACCGAGCAGGAGCGGGCGGACGTGGCGCAGGTGCGGCCGTGGCCGGGCGGCGACCGCGACGAGTGGTTCCGGCTGGCGGCGCACGAGGTCAGCGGCCGCCGGCTGTCCCGGCCCTGA
- a CDS encoding permease prefix domain 1-containing protein — MSARDTGDDPVEEYAAALAGALRGPARAKARMVEEIRDGFADTVTAHAAEGVPYGHAVRRAVREFGTAAELAPGCQRELTIAQVRRTARAAALAVPFLAGCWPLIWASGPGGGWPLRLLAVHLGCVAAVAGLLAAAALAATGPVARRLPPPPRLPLAVAWAGTAAAVAMAVGALALVAAAVLASDWPLMLLSGAFAAASHAVVATASRTCRECARLVPSG, encoded by the coding sequence ATGAGCGCCCGGGACACCGGGGACGACCCGGTCGAGGAGTACGCCGCCGCGCTGGCGGGCGCCCTGCGCGGACCGGCGCGCGCCAAGGCGCGGATGGTCGAGGAGATCCGCGACGGGTTCGCCGACACCGTCACCGCCCACGCCGCCGAAGGCGTCCCCTACGGGCACGCCGTCCGCCGGGCCGTGCGCGAGTTCGGCACCGCGGCGGAACTGGCCCCCGGCTGCCAGCGGGAACTGACGATCGCGCAGGTGCGGCGCACGGCGCGGGCCGCCGCGCTGGCCGTGCCGTTCCTCGCCGGCTGCTGGCCGCTGATCTGGGCGTCCGGTCCCGGCGGCGGCTGGCCGCTGCGGCTGCTGGCCGTCCACCTGGGCTGCGTCGCCGCCGTCGCCGGGCTGCTCGCCGCCGCCGCGCTCGCGGCCACCGGCCCGGTCGCCCGCCGGCTCCCGCCCCCTCCCCGGCTGCCGCTGGCGGTGGCGTGGGCGGGCACGGCCGCCGCCGTGGCGATGGCCGTCGGCGCGCTCGCCCTGGTCGCCGCCGCCGTGCTCGCCTCGGACTGGCCGCTGATGCTGCTGTCCGGCGCCTTCGCGGCGGCCTCGCACGCCGTCGTCGCGACCGCGTCCCGCACCTGCCGCGAATGCGCCCGGCTCGTCCCGTCCGGCTAG
- the pgl gene encoding 6-phosphogluconolactonase, with the protein MSAPAVLVHRDQDVLAAAAAARLLTRIADAQAARGSASVVVTGGGVGTAVLAAVAASAARDAVDWARVDVWWGDERFRPAGDPERNETGARAALLDHVPVDPARVHAMRGPDGPDGDDPDAAAERYAAELRAAAGPGGGPVPQFDVLMLGMGPDAHVASLFPGMPGLRDERPVVAVRDSPKPPPTRISLTFPSLRAAREVWVLAAGASKAEAVRLALAADADVARAPAAGARGRDRTLFLLDIAAAADLPG; encoded by the coding sequence GTGAGCGCCCCGGCGGTCCTGGTCCACCGCGACCAGGACGTGCTCGCCGCGGCGGCCGCGGCGCGGCTGCTGACCCGGATCGCCGACGCCCAGGCGGCGCGCGGCTCGGCGTCGGTCGTCGTGACCGGCGGCGGGGTCGGCACCGCGGTGCTGGCCGCGGTCGCCGCGTCCGCCGCGCGCGACGCGGTCGACTGGGCCCGCGTGGACGTGTGGTGGGGCGACGAGCGGTTCCGTCCCGCCGGCGACCCCGAGCGCAACGAGACCGGGGCGCGGGCGGCACTGCTGGACCACGTCCCGGTCGACCCGGCGCGGGTGCACGCGATGCGCGGCCCGGACGGCCCGGACGGCGACGACCCGGACGCGGCGGCGGAGCGGTACGCCGCGGAGCTGCGCGCCGCCGCCGGGCCGGGCGGCGGCCCGGTCCCGCAGTTCGACGTGCTGATGCTCGGCATGGGCCCGGACGCGCACGTCGCGTCGCTGTTCCCCGGCATGCCGGGGCTGCGCGACGAGCGTCCGGTGGTCGCGGTGCGCGACTCCCCCAAACCGCCGCCGACCCGGATCTCGCTGACGTTCCCGTCGCTGCGCGCCGCGCGCGAGGTGTGGGTGCTGGCGGCGGGCGCGTCGAAGGCGGAGGCCGTCCGGCTCGCCCTGGCGGCGGACGCGGACGTGGCCCGCGCCCCGGCCGCCGGGGCGCGCGGGCGCGACCGGACCCTGTTCCTGCTGGACATCGCCGCCGCGGCGGACTTGCCCGGCTGA
- a CDS encoding sensor histidine kinase, producing MDLGRPWRDWLGDLGAAGAALLLGWVLLQGTVDDLPAGETISVPRDLLIGAVTCVFLLLFRRRHPVAVAVTMVFAQWTATAALGTGAVAMYSLAMLRPWRIALPVAGVNLALILGLFWALSTAPEAREGSVVFGLLYGVLVTTGMLVRSQRQLIASLKERAGSAETEQRLRVEEARLLERERIAREMHDVLAHRISLLAVHAGALEYRPDAPADQREAAGVIRRSAYEAMEDLREVIGVLRDDTAGAESDRPQPTLADVAGLVRESRRAGARVVLEDGVLDPGSVPDRVGRHAYRIVQEGLTNARKHAPGADVRVVLAAGGDLDIEIVNGLPPWPPAAALPGAGAGLVGLGERVALLGGTLEHGRTGDGRFRLRARLPLGTAHAGEAGGKDEVHGSQLH from the coding sequence GTGGACCTTGGACGACCGTGGCGCGACTGGCTCGGTGACCTCGGCGCGGCGGGCGCCGCCCTCCTGCTCGGCTGGGTGCTGCTCCAGGGGACCGTCGACGACCTCCCCGCCGGCGAGACGATCTCGGTTCCCCGGGATCTGCTGATCGGCGCGGTCACCTGCGTGTTCCTCCTGCTGTTCCGGCGCCGCCACCCCGTGGCGGTCGCGGTGACGATGGTCTTCGCGCAGTGGACGGCGACGGCGGCGCTCGGCACGGGCGCGGTCGCGATGTACTCTCTGGCGATGCTGCGGCCCTGGCGGATCGCGCTGCCGGTCGCCGGCGTGAACCTGGCGCTGATCCTCGGGCTGTTCTGGGCGCTGTCGACCGCGCCGGAGGCCCGCGAGGGCAGCGTGGTCTTCGGGCTCCTGTACGGGGTGCTGGTCACGACGGGGATGCTCGTCCGGTCGCAGCGGCAGCTCATCGCGTCGCTGAAGGAGCGGGCCGGGTCCGCCGAGACCGAGCAGCGGCTGCGGGTGGAGGAGGCCCGGCTGCTGGAGCGCGAGCGGATCGCCCGGGAGATGCACGACGTCCTCGCGCACCGCATCTCGCTGCTGGCCGTGCACGCGGGGGCGCTGGAGTACCGCCCGGACGCGCCCGCCGACCAGCGCGAGGCCGCCGGGGTCATCCGCCGGAGCGCCTACGAGGCGATGGAGGACCTGCGGGAGGTGATCGGCGTGCTGCGCGACGACACGGCCGGCGCCGAGTCCGACCGGCCGCAGCCGACGCTCGCCGACGTGGCGGGGCTCGTCCGGGAGTCGCGGCGGGCCGGCGCCCGCGTCGTGCTGGAGGACGGCGTCCTCGATCCGGGCTCGGTCCCCGACCGGGTCGGGCGGCACGCCTACCGGATCGTCCAGGAGGGGCTGACCAACGCGCGCAAGCACGCGCCGGGCGCGGACGTCCGGGTCGTCCTCGCGGCGGGCGGCGACCTGGACATCGAGATCGTCAACGGGCTGCCGCCCTGGCCGCCCGCGGCGGCGCTGCCGGGCGCCGGGGCCGGGCTCGTCGGCCTCGGCGAGCGGGTGGCGCTGCTCGGCGGGACGCTGGAGCACGGCCGCACCGGCGACGGGCGGTTCCGGCTGCGGGCCCGGCTGCCGCTCGGAACCGCGCATGCCGGCGAGGCCGGCGGGAAGGACGAGGTGCATGGCAGCCAACTCCACTGA
- the fdxA gene encoding ferredoxin: MTYVIAEPCVDVKDRACVDECPVDCIYEGRRALYIHPDECVDCGACEPVCPVEAIYYEDDLPDRWKDYTGANAEFFDDLGSPGGASKLGALDRDHPLIAALPPAEEG, from the coding sequence ATGACCTATGTGATCGCCGAACCGTGCGTCGACGTCAAGGACCGGGCGTGCGTGGACGAGTGTCCGGTCGACTGCATCTACGAGGGACGGCGCGCCCTCTACATCCACCCGGACGAATGCGTCGACTGCGGCGCGTGCGAACCGGTGTGCCCGGTCGAGGCCATCTACTACGAGGACGACCTCCCGGACCGCTGGAAGGACTACACCGGGGCCAACGCCGAGTTCTTCGACGACCTCGGCTCGCCCGGCGGCGCGAGCAAGCTCGGCGCGCTCGACCGCGACCATCCGCTGATCGCCGCGCTGCCGCCGGCGGAGGAGGGCTGA
- a CDS encoding Ig-like domain-containing protein, translating into MRKGRSGTAIAAVAGAVLVAVAGCSSGGGGKGGDGGGEDADAVKLAITPATGTRQAAPDRPVTVTADNGRLTSVTLTYGEKNAKAEGRLAADGKSWKSSWTLRPSTTYTVTATGAGEGGKPVTATSTFTTLTPRKKLTSGMSPLDGETVGVGMPVQLLLSRPVSSKAGKVAVEKALEVRMSKPVEGAWYWISDKEVDFRPREYWPSGQKVKVIAHLAGLKVGDGVYGTKDRSASFTVGARHVTTIDAKKHKATVTDGGRTVRTMKVSLGKPGHDSYSGTMIAQEKAADIVMDSATTGDPGEYRIPTKWNVRLTYSGTFVHSAPWSTDAQGNDNVSHGCVNASPSDAKWFYDFTNRGDIVKVTGTSRQLQFGNGPTPWAKDWDGWLAGSATGKPVTGLPLT; encoded by the coding sequence GTGCGCAAGGGTCGGTCCGGAACGGCGATCGCGGCGGTCGCCGGGGCGGTGCTCGTCGCCGTCGCCGGCTGCTCGTCCGGTGGCGGCGGCAAGGGCGGGGACGGCGGCGGCGAGGACGCGGACGCGGTGAAGCTGGCGATCACGCCCGCCACCGGCACGCGGCAGGCGGCGCCCGACCGGCCCGTCACCGTCACCGCCGACAACGGCAGGCTCACCAGCGTCACCCTCACCTACGGCGAGAAGAACGCCAAGGCCGAGGGCAGGCTCGCCGCGGACGGCAAGTCGTGGAAGTCGTCGTGGACGCTGCGGCCGTCCACGACGTACACGGTCACCGCGACGGGCGCCGGCGAGGGCGGCAAGCCCGTCACCGCGACGTCGACGTTCACGACGCTGACACCGCGCAAGAAGCTGACGTCGGGCATGTCGCCGCTGGACGGCGAGACCGTCGGCGTCGGCATGCCGGTGCAGCTGCTGCTGTCCCGGCCGGTGAGCTCCAAGGCGGGGAAGGTCGCGGTCGAGAAGGCCCTCGAGGTCCGGATGTCCAAGCCGGTCGAGGGCGCCTGGTACTGGATCAGTGACAAGGAGGTCGACTTCCGGCCCCGCGAGTACTGGCCGTCCGGGCAGAAGGTGAAGGTCATCGCGCACCTGGCGGGGCTGAAGGTCGGCGACGGCGTCTACGGGACGAAGGACCGCAGCGCCAGTTTCACGGTGGGCGCGCGGCACGTCACGACGATCGACGCCAAGAAGCACAAGGCGACGGTGACCGACGGCGGCCGGACCGTCCGCACGATGAAGGTCAGCCTCGGCAAGCCGGGCCACGACAGCTACAGCGGCACGATGATCGCGCAGGAGAAGGCCGCCGACATCGTCATGGACTCGGCGACCACCGGCGACCCCGGCGAGTACCGGATCCCGACGAAGTGGAACGTCCGCCTCACCTACAGCGGGACGTTCGTCCACTCGGCGCCGTGGTCGACCGACGCGCAGGGCAACGACAACGTCAGCCACGGGTGCGTGAACGCCTCCCCGTCCGACGCCAAGTGGTTCTACGACTTCACGAACCGGGGCGACATCGTGAAGGTGACCGGCACGTCCCGGCAGCTGCAGTTCGGCAACGGCCCGACGCCGTGGGCGAAGGACTGGGACGGCTGGCTGGCGGGCAGCGCGACCGGCAAGCCGGTGACGGGTCTCCCCCTCACCTGA
- a CDS encoding PadR family transcriptional regulator: MKADAVRGHLDGLLLAVLEAGPLHGYAIITAVQRRSGGRLELRTGTIYPTLQRMERLGLLRSGWDSGGGRRRRSYELTDAGRRALADERTAWREFTTAIGSVLNPAT; the protein is encoded by the coding sequence ATGAAGGCGGACGCGGTACGCGGGCATCTGGACGGGCTGCTGCTGGCCGTGCTGGAAGCGGGCCCCCTGCACGGCTACGCGATCATCACCGCGGTGCAGCGGCGCAGCGGCGGCCGGCTGGAGCTGCGCACCGGCACGATCTACCCGACGCTCCAGCGGATGGAGCGGCTCGGGCTGCTGCGCAGCGGCTGGGACTCCGGCGGCGGGCGGCGCCGCCGCAGCTACGAGCTGACCGACGCGGGCCGGCGCGCCCTCGCCGACGAGCGGACGGCCTGGCGGGAGTTCACGACCGCCATCGGCTCCGTCCTGAACCCGGCGACATGA
- a CDS encoding response regulator transcription factor — MIEVLLADDQGLVRAGFRSILDDEDDITVTGEAADGEQAVAACRALRPDVALLDVRMPRMDGLEAARKITGDPRLDGVHVVILTTFDLDEYVYGALRAGATGFLLKDTEPAEMIHAVRVAARGDALITPSVTRRLIGEFAGRADAPEPGPRLRSLTGREREVMLLVAAGHSNDEIAGRLVLSTATVKSHVSRIMAKAGARDRAQLVVMAYESGMVSPRWMRPGR, encoded by the coding sequence GTGATCGAGGTGCTGCTCGCCGACGACCAGGGCCTGGTGCGGGCCGGGTTCCGCTCCATCCTCGACGACGAGGACGACATCACCGTGACCGGCGAGGCCGCGGACGGCGAGCAGGCCGTCGCCGCCTGCCGCGCGCTGCGCCCCGACGTGGCACTGCTGGACGTGCGGATGCCCCGGATGGACGGTCTGGAGGCCGCCCGGAAGATCACCGGCGATCCGCGGCTGGACGGGGTGCACGTCGTCATCCTCACCACGTTCGACCTGGACGAGTACGTGTACGGCGCGCTGCGCGCGGGCGCCACCGGCTTCCTGTTGAAGGACACCGAGCCGGCCGAGATGATCCACGCGGTGCGGGTCGCGGCGCGCGGCGACGCGCTGATCACCCCGTCGGTCACCCGGCGGCTGATCGGCGAGTTCGCCGGGCGGGCCGACGCCCCCGAGCCGGGCCCCCGGCTGCGCTCGCTCACCGGCCGCGAGCGCGAGGTCATGCTGCTCGTCGCCGCCGGGCACAGCAACGACGAGATCGCCGGGCGGCTCGTGCTCAGCACCGCCACCGTCAAGTCGCACGTCAGCCGCATCATGGCGAAGGCCGGGGCGCGCGACCGGGCGCAGCTGGTCGTGATGGCCTACGAGTCGGGCATGGTCAGCCCCCGCTGGATGCGACCCGGGAGGTAG
- a CDS encoding MDR family MFS transporter: MVATTAPMSHRHRLVVFGGLLLGGLMSSLDATVLGTALPAIVGDLGGLDRIAWVSTAYVLATSVTVPLSGRLGDLFGRRTVLLTGLLGFLAGSAACGAAPSMTWLIVFRAVQGAAAGCLMSSMFALTGDLFEPRERARYQGYSAVNFAVSSIAGPLIGGFLADHASWRWVFYLNLPLGIAATATTVLFLRLPRPEGRPRVDYPGIVLLGAAVTCFTLFTSWAGTRYAWDSPAVLALAAGSAALFAGWVLAERRAAEPIIPPRLFRDRSFAVACVVAAVGGATGFGLAVYLPMFFQVVGGVGATRSGLLLLPMMAALPAASVAAGRYVHRTGRYHRLPAASMAISGAGIALLATMDAGTGLLTAGCYMAVLGFGAGLSQQVVMLIAQNAAPRRDLGAAGSGVFATRMLGTAAGMAVFGAIVANRFAEEVVRRVPDGRVPAFADAVRPEVLATLPEPVRDGVAAAFADAFSALFVTALPVVAVGLAAALLLRHVPLVPRGPGR, translated from the coding sequence ATGGTTGCGACGACCGCGCCGATGTCCCACCGGCACCGGCTCGTGGTGTTCGGCGGGCTGCTGCTCGGCGGGCTGATGTCCTCGCTGGACGCGACGGTGCTCGGCACCGCGCTGCCGGCGATCGTCGGGGACCTCGGCGGGCTCGACCGGATCGCCTGGGTGTCCACGGCGTACGTGCTGGCCACCAGCGTCACCGTCCCGCTGTCGGGGCGCCTCGGCGACCTGTTCGGGCGCCGGACGGTCCTGCTGACCGGGCTCCTCGGCTTCCTCGCCGGGTCGGCGGCCTGCGGGGCGGCGCCGAGCATGACCTGGCTGATCGTGTTCCGGGCGGTGCAGGGCGCCGCCGCGGGCTGCCTGATGAGCTCGATGTTCGCGCTCACCGGCGACCTGTTCGAACCGCGCGAGCGCGCCAGGTACCAGGGCTACTCGGCGGTCAACTTCGCGGTGTCGAGCATCGCGGGGCCGCTGATCGGCGGCTTCCTCGCCGACCACGCCTCGTGGCGGTGGGTGTTCTACCTCAACCTACCCCTCGGCATCGCCGCCACGGCCACCACCGTGCTGTTCCTGCGGCTGCCCCGGCCCGAGGGCAGGCCGCGCGTCGACTACCCCGGCATCGTGCTGCTCGGCGCGGCCGTCACCTGCTTCACCCTGTTCACGAGCTGGGCCGGAACGCGGTACGCGTGGGACTCGCCGGCCGTCCTCGCGCTGGCGGCGGGCTCCGCCGCGCTGTTCGCCGGGTGGGTGCTCGCCGAGCGGCGGGCCGCCGAGCCGATCATCCCGCCGCGGCTGTTCCGCGACCGGTCGTTCGCCGTCGCCTGCGTCGTCGCCGCCGTCGGCGGCGCCACCGGCTTCGGGCTCGCCGTCTACCTGCCGATGTTCTTCCAGGTCGTCGGGGGAGTGGGCGCCACCCGCTCGGGGCTGCTGCTGCTGCCGATGATGGCCGCGCTGCCGGCCGCGTCCGTGGCCGCGGGCCGCTACGTCCACCGGACCGGCCGCTACCACCGCCTTCCGGCGGCGAGCATGGCGATCAGCGGGGCGGGCATCGCGCTGCTGGCCACGATGGACGCCGGGACCGGACTGCTCACCGCCGGCTGCTACATGGCCGTCCTCGGCTTCGGGGCCGGGCTGTCGCAGCAGGTCGTGATGCTGATCGCGCAGAACGCGGCGCCGCGCCGCGACCTGGGCGCGGCCGGCTCCGGGGTGTTCGCCACCCGGATGCTCGGCACCGCCGCCGGGATGGCGGTCTTCGGCGCGATCGTGGCGAACCGGTTCGCCGAGGAGGTCGTGCGGCGCGTCCCGGACGGGCGGGTCCCCGCGTTCGCCGACGCCGTCCGCCCCGAGGTCCTGGCCACCCTCCCCGAACCCGTGCGGGACGGCGTCGCCGCCGCGTTCGCCGACGCGTTCTCGGCGCTCTTCGTCACCGCGCTGCCCGTCGTCGCGGTGGGGCTGGCGGCGGCGCTGCTGCTGCGGCACGTCCCGCTGGTGCCGCGCGGCCCCGGCCGCTAG
- a CDS encoding response regulator transcription factor, giving the protein MDSPPVRVLIVDDDALVRAGLSMMLANAAGIEVVADVADGAEVVSAVNEHRPDVVLMDIRMPRVDGLAATGLLRSRREPPEVIVLTTFDTDDHILRAMRAGASGFLLKHTPPPEIVRAIRQVAAGEPMMSPAVLRKMMSYVAERGGDPRRDRARELLARLTDGERAVASLVGRGRTNGEIGADLSLSVATVKAYVSRLLTKLDLNNRVQIALLVHDAALDDD; this is encoded by the coding sequence ATGGACTCCCCTCCCGTCCGGGTGCTGATCGTCGACGACGACGCGCTCGTCCGCGCCGGCCTGTCGATGATGCTGGCGAACGCCGCCGGGATCGAGGTGGTCGCGGACGTCGCCGACGGCGCCGAGGTCGTCTCCGCCGTCAACGAGCACCGGCCCGACGTCGTCCTGATGGACATCCGGATGCCGCGGGTGGACGGGCTCGCGGCGACCGGGCTGCTGCGCTCGCGGCGCGAGCCGCCCGAGGTCATCGTGCTGACGACGTTCGACACCGACGACCACATCCTGCGGGCGATGCGGGCCGGCGCGAGCGGCTTCCTGCTCAAGCACACCCCGCCGCCGGAGATCGTCCGCGCGATCCGGCAGGTCGCGGCGGGCGAGCCGATGATGTCGCCGGCGGTGCTGCGCAAGATGATGTCCTACGTCGCCGAGCGCGGCGGCGACCCGCGCCGCGACCGCGCCCGCGAGCTGCTGGCCCGGCTCACCGACGGCGAGCGGGCCGTGGCCTCGCTCGTCGGGCGGGGCCGGACCAACGGCGAGATCGGCGCCGACCTGTCGCTCAGCGTCGCGACCGTGAAGGCGTACGTGTCGCGGCTGCTGACCAAGCTCGACCTGAACAACCGGGTGCAGATCGCGCTCCTCGTCCACGACGCCGCCCTCGACGACGACTAG
- a CDS encoding metalloregulator ArsR/SmtB family transcription factor, which translates to MTAERSRRQEVLDILRDAGAALGVAEVAERLGVHANTARFHLDALTAEGTVERTAEQPSGPGRPRTVYAPRPGMDRGGARGYRLLAQILLSRLAAEGPTARESAARAGREWGRYLVDRPPPFQRLSAAEATDRLTALLDDLDFAPRPGGDLIRLRHCPFLELAEEYGPLVCDVHLGLMQGALKELDAPVEADRLEPFAEPGACLAHLRRE; encoded by the coding sequence ATGACCGCCGAACGCTCCCGCCGCCAGGAGGTGCTGGACATCCTGCGCGACGCCGGGGCCGCGCTGGGCGTCGCCGAGGTCGCCGAGCGGCTCGGCGTCCACGCCAACACCGCGCGCTTCCACCTGGACGCCCTGACCGCCGAGGGGACCGTCGAGCGCACCGCCGAGCAGCCCTCCGGCCCCGGCCGCCCCCGCACCGTCTACGCCCCGCGCCCCGGCATGGACCGCGGCGGCGCCCGCGGCTACCGGCTGCTCGCCCAGATCCTGCTCAGCCGGCTCGCCGCGGAGGGGCCCACCGCCCGCGAGAGCGCCGCGCGGGCGGGCCGCGAGTGGGGCCGCTACCTGGTCGACCGGCCGCCGCCGTTCCAGCGGCTGAGCGCCGCGGAGGCGACCGACCGGCTCACCGCCCTGCTGGACGACCTGGACTTCGCCCCCCGCCCGGGCGGCGACCTCATCCGGCTGCGGCACTGCCCGTTCCTGGAGCTCGCCGAGGAGTACGGGCCGCTGGTCTGCGACGTCCACCTCGGCCTCATGCAGGGCGCGCTGAAGGAACTGGACGCGCCGGTCGAGGCCGACCGGCTGGAGCCCTTCGCCGAACCCGGCGCCTGCCTCGCGCACCTGCGCCGCGAGTGA
- a CDS encoding sensor histidine kinase: protein MGGRRSPRPPRGRLRDAALAGGVLAVVSVSSLNSVIGDAWREPWARTAAGWALILLTCGALYFARRFPVAVAASVLVSTGVYYVTSVHDGGLMIAVIVALYLVAAQGRVEAAVVLAALTVIATGTGTLLGNEDVNGVAVFMLTGWVVAMVALGWVRHSRLAFLREAERQAATEERLRIAREVHDVVGHHLSLINVQAGTSLHRFHRDPAQGEAALAAIKQSSREALRDLRATLGVLRQADEEAPTAPAPGLDRIGELVESARAAGLTVRSSVSGAADPPTEVGLAAYRIVQESLTNASRHAPGAEVAVSVERGTGELRVEVADGGTGRAAVAGAAGSGVDGMRERARALGGELTAGPGPGGGFVVRARLPYENGASGR from the coding sequence ATGGGTGGTCGGCGCAGTCCTCGCCCGCCGCGCGGCCGGCTCCGCGACGCCGCCCTCGCCGGCGGCGTGCTGGCGGTGGTGTCGGTCAGCAGCCTGAACTCGGTGATCGGCGACGCCTGGCGGGAGCCGTGGGCGCGCACGGCGGCCGGCTGGGCGCTGATCCTGCTCACCTGCGGGGCGCTGTACTTCGCCCGCCGGTTCCCGGTGGCCGTGGCCGCGTCCGTCCTCGTCTCGACCGGCGTGTACTACGTCACCAGCGTCCACGACGGCGGTCTGATGATCGCGGTGATCGTGGCGCTGTACCTGGTCGCGGCGCAGGGCCGGGTCGAGGCGGCCGTGGTGCTGGCGGCGCTCACCGTGATCGCCACCGGCACCGGGACGCTGCTCGGCAACGAGGACGTCAACGGCGTCGCCGTGTTCATGCTGACCGGATGGGTGGTGGCGATGGTCGCGCTGGGCTGGGTCCGGCACAGCCGCCTCGCGTTCCTGCGCGAGGCCGAGCGGCAGGCCGCGACCGAGGAGCGGCTGCGCATCGCCCGCGAGGTGCACGACGTCGTCGGGCACCACCTGTCGCTCATCAACGTCCAGGCCGGGACGTCGCTGCACCGCTTCCACCGGGACCCGGCGCAGGGCGAGGCCGCCCTCGCCGCCATCAAGCAGTCGAGCCGTGAGGCCCTGCGCGACCTGCGCGCGACGCTCGGCGTGCTGCGGCAGGCCGACGAGGAGGCGCCGACCGCGCCCGCGCCGGGCCTGGACCGCATCGGCGAGCTGGTCGAGTCCGCGCGGGCGGCGGGGCTCACCGTGCGCAGCAGCGTCTCCGGCGCCGCCGACCCGCCCACGGAGGTCGGGCTGGCCGCCTACCGGATCGTCCAGGAGTCGCTCACCAACGCCTCGCGGCACGCCCCCGGCGCGGAGGTCGCCGTCAGCGTCGAGCGCGGGACCGGCGAACTGCGCGTCGAGGTCGCCGACGGCGGCACCGGCCGGGCGGCGGTCGCGGGCGCGGCGGGCAGCGGGGTGGACGGCATGCGGGAGCGGGCCCGCGCCCTCGGCGGCGAGCTGACCGCCGGCCCCGGACCGGGCGGCGGCTTCGTCGTGCGGGCCCGGCTGCCGTACGAGAACGGAGCGTCCGGCCGGTGA
- a CDS encoding cupin domain-containing protein produces the protein MQKLSLDAQVRDHLKRAAAGSTGRSADTVYGGHEHVLRQTLVALTAGTTLSEHENPGEATILVLHGRVRLLAGDHAWDGMSGDLLIVPDARHSLEALEDAAVLLTVAKVG, from the coding sequence ATGCAGAAGCTCTCGTTGGACGCACAGGTACGTGACCATCTGAAGCGGGCCGCGGCCGGCTCGACCGGGCGCAGCGCGGACACCGTCTACGGCGGTCATGAGCACGTCCTGCGCCAGACGCTGGTGGCCCTGACGGCGGGCACCACCCTGTCGGAGCACGAGAACCCCGGCGAGGCGACCATCCTCGTCCTGCACGGGCGGGTCCGGCTGCTGGCCGGGGACCACGCGTGGGACGGGATGTCCGGCGACCTGCTGATCGTCCCGGACGCGCGGCACAGCCTGGAGGCCCTGGAGGACGCGGCGGTGCTGCTCACCGTCGCCAAGGTGGGCTGA
- a CDS encoding MarR family winged helix-turn-helix transcriptional regulator, protein MGEEALDSVERSMVRLRRGMSRQRLGKAAVREHNLPVDVQVLHVVDVIDEGPDDPGQEMSVGLVAARLGVDASRGSRIVAEAVKSGFVRRVASQEDGRRIHLELTSAGRRVVEATRQTRQEHFAKAMGDWTDAERAEFARLLARFVHGYDD, encoded by the coding sequence ATGGGCGAGGAGGCACTCGACTCGGTCGAGCGGAGCATGGTCAGGCTGCGCCGGGGCATGTCGCGGCAGCGGCTCGGCAAGGCCGCGGTCCGCGAGCACAACCTCCCCGTGGACGTGCAGGTCCTGCACGTCGTGGACGTGATCGACGAGGGCCCCGACGACCCCGGCCAGGAGATGAGCGTCGGCCTGGTCGCCGCCCGCCTGGGCGTGGACGCCTCGCGCGGCAGCCGCATCGTCGCCGAGGCGGTCAAGTCCGGCTTCGTGCGGCGCGTCGCCTCCCAGGAGGACGGCCGCCGCATCCACCTCGAGCTCACCTCCGCCGGCCGGCGGGTCGTCGAGGCCACCCGGCAGACCCGCCAGGAGCACTTCGCCAAGGCCATGGGCGACTGGACGGACGCCGAGCGCGCCGAGTTCGCCCGCCTCCTGGCCCGCTTCGTCCACGGCTACGACGACTGA